One genomic segment of Erysipelotrichaceae bacterium 66202529 includes these proteins:
- a CDS encoding ATP-binding cassette domain-containing protein, producing the protein MQDIVIKTTSLTKDYGKGRGIFDINIEVHKGEVFGFVGTNGSGKTTTIRNMMGFIKPDHGHSMVENLDSWTKSAEIMNNVSYVPGEIAFPALKSGTEFLKTQAGYLGVRDFTYMNHVIELLQLDPSANLKKMSKGMKQKTAIVAALMGEKDILVLDEPTTGLDPLMREAFLDLIREEKQKGHTVFMSSHIFEEIEAVCDRVAMIKDGHIIDTISLYDLRHPSIKNFIVEFAQERDKKRFLDDPRFQSESRNALGCTMQCDISQLDDLFHTLKCMEVTNFREIRRSLQEQFMSTYKEGLARNGNK; encoded by the coding sequence ATGCAGGATATTGTTATAAAGACAACCTCTCTGACAAAGGATTACGGCAAGGGACGCGGCATATTCGATATCAATATCGAAGTGCACAAAGGTGAGGTTTTCGGCTTTGTCGGAACCAACGGCTCCGGAAAGACAACTACCATTCGCAATATGATGGGCTTTATCAAGCCTGATCATGGGCATTCCATGGTTGAGAATCTGGATTCCTGGACGAAATCTGCGGAAATCATGAACAACGTCAGCTATGTACCCGGAGAAATTGCGTTTCCGGCATTGAAATCCGGTACGGAATTTTTAAAAACTCAGGCAGGATATCTCGGTGTCCGTGATTTTACCTATATGAATCACGTTATTGAATTACTGCAGCTGGATCCTAGCGCCAATCTGAAAAAAATGTCTAAGGGAATGAAGCAGAAAACAGCAATCGTTGCGGCACTGATGGGGGAAAAGGATATCCTTGTGCTGGATGAGCCAACAACCGGTCTTGATCCGCTGATGCGTGAGGCGTTTCTGGATCTGATACGAGAAGAAAAGCAAAAGGGACATACTGTATTCATGTCCAGTCATATATTCGAAGAAATCGAAGCAGTATGCGACAGGGTGGCAATGATCAAGGATGGCCATATCATTGATACCATATCTCTGTACGATTTGCGCCATCCCTCCATCAAGAACTTTATAGTGGAATTTGCGCAGGAACGTGATAAAAAGAGATTTCTTGACGATCCGCGCTTTCAGTCGGAAAGCAGAAATGCGCTGGGCTGTACAATGCAATGTGATATTTCCCAGCTGGATGATCTGTTCCATACGCTGAAATGTATGGAGGTTACGAATTTTCGGGAAATACGACGCTCTTTGCAGGAGCAGTTTATGAGCACATATAAGGAGGGACTTGCACGTAATGGAAACAAATAA